A section of the Citrus sinensis cultivar Valencia sweet orange chromosome 8, DVS_A1.0, whole genome shotgun sequence genome encodes:
- the LOC102629037 gene encoding cytokinin riboside 5'-monophosphate phosphoribohydrolase LOG5, protein MEMEGKIQKNSRFKRVCVFCGSSTGKRNCYSDAAIDLAHELVARRLDLVYGGGSIGLMGLVSKAVHHGGGNVIGIIPRTLMNKEITGETVGEVRPVADMHQRKAEMARHSDCFIALPGGYGTLEELLEVITWAQLGIHDKPVGLLNVDGYYNYLLTFIDKAVDDGFIKPSQRNIIVSAPNAKELVQKLEEYVPVHDGVIAKASWEVDKQQAQQQVGFKATTLQTEVASAL, encoded by the exons ATGGAAATGGAGGGGAAAATCCAGAAGAATTCGAGATTCAAGAGGGTTTGTGTGTTTTGTGGCAGCAGCACTGGCAAGAGAAATTGCTATAGTGATGCTGCCATTGACTTAGCACATGAGCTG GTTGCTAGGAGGCTGGATCTTGTCTATGGTGGTGGTAGCATTGGGTTGATGGGGTTGGTTTCTAAAGCTGTTCATCATGGTGGAGGAAATGTTATTGG GATCATTCCAAGAACTTTGATGAACAAAGAG ATAACTGGTGAAACGGTTGGAGAAGTGAGGCCGGTAGCAGACATGCATCAAAGGAAAGCAGAAATGGCCCGCCACTCTGATTGTTTTATTGCCCTTCCAG GTGGATATGGAACTTTGGAGGAGTTGTTAGAAGTAATCACATGGGCTCAACTGGGTATCCATGACAAGCCT GTGGGTTTATTGAATGTTGATGGTTATTATAACTATCTTCTCACTTTCATTGACAAAGCCGTTGATGATGGCTTTATCAAGCCTTCTCAGCGCAACATCATTGTCTCAGCACCAAACGCCAAAGAACTTGTTCAAAAACTTGAG GAGTACGTGCCTGTGCATGATGGAGTGATAGCCAAAGCAAGCTGGGAGGTTGACAAACAACAAGCACAGCAGCAAGTGGGGTTCAAGGCTACAACTTTGCAGACTGAGGTCGCTAGCGCTCTATAA
- the LOC102628764 gene encoding NAC domain-containing protein 6 produces the protein MTPELELPGFRFHPTEDELLNFYLRNIVFGKKSHFDIIGFLNIYHHDPWELPGLSKIGEREWYFFVPRDRKHGSGGRPNRTTEHGFWKATGSDRKIVSLSDPKRVIGLRKTLVFYEGRAPKGHKTDWVMNEYRLPDGCPLPKDIVLCKIYRKATSLKVLEQRAAMEEDQMKTSFTSPSPPSPTLDTSSFCGQPEELLGPISLPHVMLKQEEQEVSMVQGTYTEEKTVSTATSLQLPQGKINLPELQVPKMNTDWSQDPIWSQLSPWLQNIAQNLTPYASILN, from the exons ATGACACCAGAGCTTGAGCTTCCAGGGTTCCGGTTTCATCCTACAGAAGATgaacttctcaatttctatCTCAGGAACattgtttttggaaaaaaatcacatttcgATATTATCGGATTCCTTAACATATATCACCATGATCCCTGGGAGTTGCCTG GATTGTCAAAGATTGGAGAGAGGGAGTGGTACTTTTTTGTCCCAAGAGACAGGAAGCATGGAAGTGGTGGAAGGCCAAACAGGACAACTGAACATGGATTCTGGAAAGCTACAGGTTCTGACAGGAAAATTGTGAGCTTATCGGATCCGAAACGCGTAATCGGCCTGAGGAAAACTCTTGTTTTCTATGAAGGCAGAGCACCAAAAGGTCACAAAACTGACTGGGTCATGAACGAATATCGCCTTCCTGACGGTTGCCCCTTGCCCAAG GATATTGTACTTTGTAAGATATACAGGAAGGCAACATCTCTAAAGGTCCTGGAACAAAGAGCTGCAATGGAGGAAGATCAAATGAAGACAAGTTTCACTTCACCTTCTCCACCGTCACCGACGTTGGATACCAGCTCTTTTTGCGGCCAACCAGAAGAATTATTGGGACCGATTAGTCTACCCCATGTGATGCTCAAgcaagaagaacaagaagtgTCAATGGTACAAGGAACTTATACGGAGGAGAAAACTGTGTCAACAGCCACATCTTTGCAATTGCCACAAGGGAAAATAAATTTGCCAGAGCTTCAAGTTCCGAAAATGAATACGGATTGGAGCCAGGATCCCATTTGGTCACAGCTTAGTCCCTGGCTTCAAAACATTGCACAAAATTTGACCCCTTATGCTAGTATTCTCAATTGA
- the LOC102629326 gene encoding expansin-like A1 translates to MVLFLCFLFFLFSSATACDRCVHQTKVAYFSQASALSSGACGYGSLALSFNGGHLAAGVPSLYKDGAGCGACFQMRCKNPTLCSGKGTRVILTDLNHSNQTDFVISSRAFMALSNQGKGQDILKLGVVDVEYKRVPCEYKNQNLAVRVEESSQKPNYLAVKVLYQGGQTEMVAMDVAQVGSSNWGYMSRNYGAVWDTSRVPNGALQFRFVVTSGYDGKWIWAKNVLPADWKPGMIYNSGVQITDIAKEGCSESECGDGSWK, encoded by the exons ATGGTTTTGTttctttgctttctcttctttctcttctcttctgcTACTGCTTGTGATCGCTGTGTGCACCAAACCAAGGTTGCTTATTTCTCCCAAGCCTCTGCACTTTCAT CCGGGGCATGTGGATATGGTTCATTAGCATTAAGCTTCAATGGTGGACACCTTGCTGCTGGTGTTCCTTCCCTTTACAAAGATGGAGCTGGTTGTGGTGCATGCTTTCAA ATGAGATGCAAGAACCCAACTCTGTGTAGCGGCAAAGGAACCAGAGTGATTCTGACTGATCTCAATCACAGCAACCAAACAGATTTTGTTATCAGCAGCAGAGCTTTCATGGCCTTATCCAACCAGGGCAAGGGCCAAGACATTTTAAAACTTGGAGTTGTCGATGTAGAATACAAAAG GGTTCCATGTGAATATAAAAACCAGAACTTGGCTGTGCGTGTGGAAGAATCAAGTCAAAAACCAAATTATTTAGCAGTTAAAGTGTTGTATCAGGGTGGTCAAACAGAAATGGTAGCAATGGATGTAGCTCag GTTGGTTCTTCAAACTGGGGTTACATGAGCAGAAATTATGGGGCAGTTTGGGATACAAGTAGAGTGCCAAATGGGGCATTGCAGTTCAGATTTGTGGTAACATCAGGCTATGATGGCAAGTGGATTTGGGCAAAAAATGTTCTTCCAGCTGATTGGAAACCTGGAATGATTTACAACTCTGGAGTTCAGATCACTGATATTGCCAAAGAGGGATGCTCCGAATCTGAATGTGGTGATGGAAGCTGGAAATGA